In Acidobacteriota bacterium, the genomic window AACGCCGGCTGGAACATTTTGGACGGAAGGCTTCGGGACAAGTCCGGGACCCGTCGTGATCATTTTCACGCCGGGCAGCACCCCGCCGACCTGGTCCTGCCAGCCGCCGCCCGTCGTCAGTTCCTGTTCAAGTTGCAAGACCTGATGAAAAAGCTCCCGTTTCTCCGGCTTCCGGCCGATCATGCGATGGATGACGCTGAGGAGAACAGCGCTCATGATACTCGATGTTCCCAAACCACTGCCGCTCGGGATGGCGGCCAGAGTCGTGAGTTCGATGCCGCCGCCGAATTCCCGAAGCAGGGCCGGCAGATTTTTTTTACTTCTTCGACAGGAAAGCGCCTCAGGCCGAAAACCACAGAGCGCCAAAGCGGCCTTGGCCAGAGCGAAACGGCTTTCGGGGCTCCTATAGTCAAGCAGCTCCGCAAAATCCCGGATGACCAGGCGAAGGCCGTGATCGATGGAATGGATCCGGATCTCGGGTTCGGAAATGAGCCGGCCGTACGCCTGGATCGGGGGCTGGCCGTTAAGATCTACGGCGGCGTTGATCACGCAGCCCCCGTGCTCGAGCGAATACGGCGGCGTGTCCGACCAGCCGCCGCCGAGATCGAGTCGGGCGGGCGCCCGTCCCCAGACGATCTCGTCGCTGCGCAGGGCATTGCGCGGCGGTTCACATCGATCTCCGGATCCTGCGACGATGGCCCGTCCGAGCTTGTGGAAAGCAATGTCCCGGACCTGTTTGCCCCATCGGGAAGCCGATCCCGCCGCGGCAGGTTTCAACCCCAGAGAAACCCACCGTTTTCTTTCATCCCGGTTCAGACATGACGCCGCCGCGGAAACAGTCTCAAGCGTTAAAACTTTCTCCCTCGCGGCGAAAACGGCGGCCGAGCCCAGGGAATGAATCATCCGGGCTGAGTTCAGCTCTTCAAGAACCGGGGCTTTTCGATGTGAATCGTCAGGCCGGAGAATCAACCGGAGGATTTCCGCAATAACCTCAGGCCGTTCCCGGGCGGGGGTGGTTTTTATGAGGAAAGCCAGTTCCCGGGCCGAAAATTCACCGGCCGGACTCAAGATCTCCCGCCAAGAACCCCGGATCCGCCGGAGGCGATGCCGGATGCGGCGGTCATGAAACTCCGCGTGGTCGGCCAGGCGCGCCATCTCCTCGAAGCTGTAGCGGTCGGCCTCCCGCCAACGCCGTTTTTGGAGCGGATCGGGAGATTCCCCAAAGACCCACATCCAGGATTCGGCTTCGACGGCGGTTTTCAGCGCCGGAAAAAGCCGGGCGTTCCATAAGCTTCGCTCCTTGACCGGAACGGTCGCATCCCAGATGTCGGAATCCCTCGCTTCCATGGCCTTAAGCCAATCCGAAAAGGGACGGTTCAGGTAGTGAGCGCCCTGCCCGTCCGGTTGATGAAAGCGATCGTCGATGCCGTAAAAGCGGAAGAAGCGGACCGGCCTCCCCTGCCGGTTTCTTCCAGGAAGGAGATCCAGGACCGTCCGGGCGGGCAGGGTCGCGGGCCGGGAAATATCAGCACCGGCGACGATGTTACCGCCCTTGAGACGAAGAGGCGCCGCGATGAGACAGCCTTCAACGAGCGAGTCGCGGCCGGAGATCGAACCTCCGTCCCGGATGTCGTTATCGATCGAGAGACAAGCTCCGGCGGCAGACGGATCGCCGTCCCGGCCGAGCATTTTTCGGCCGCTGGAGACGAGTTCCCGCAGGGTCCCGAAATGGAGAAACCGGCAACGGGGAACCACCCGCACATGGAAAGGGATGCGGGACATCCGGCCGAAGATCCGCCGCAGGATGGGGACGGGAATTTTCGAACCCGCCTCGCGGACTTCGGCAAGGTAGGCATCGAAAGAAACACCGGTTCCCTGGGCGCAACTGACATCGCGGTAGAGATCGAAGCCGAATTTTTCGACCCAGCGGGAAAATTCAGGTCCCCGGACATAGTTGATATTTTTTTCTGAGGATTCCTTGGCCCGCGCTCCGGCCAGTCGTAGAAGTTCGACGGCGGCCGGGGGGCTGATACTCTTGACTCCGATATCCATGACGGCCCGGCCGCGAGCGTCAAGAACCCCGGCGCGGCGGAGCTTTTCCGGGGACGGTTTCTGAAAAAAGGCCCGAACCCAGCCGTTCTTCCCCGGGACATACACGCCGTGATGCGACGCCAGGCCGGGGTCGGCGGGACACCCGATGTCCGTGATCCCGTCGCCGTCAAAGCGGACGGCCGCCGGGTCGAACGACAGAAAAACGTCACCCGTGACAACCACGACATGTCCACGGCGGTTGACGGGAGCCGGAATCGATAGATAGTTGGCAAGCTGCCGGTCGAAAAGCGTGTGAGGGAGGACGCGGTCGTCTCCGCCGGGAACCGGAATAAACAGCTTGCCGCAGGGTCCGTAAGGAGGCAGCCGCTTCGAATCGCCTCCGGCATGGACGATCAGAATGCGAAGACGCTCGAAGACGCAGCGCCATCGGCTCTCGGGCATCCGGGATCCGCCGCATTCCCGCTCAAGGATCCGGAGCAGGCAGAGAATCGTGCTTCCCCCGCTTCCGATCCGGCGGCCGCCGGGATCGGGAACGACTTCGATGCGGGAAACCCGGCCAAGCAAACCGAGATCTTGTCGCAACTCGAGCTGCCGCCGGGCAGCCGACGCCTGATCTTCATTCGACGCGGTAACAATGAGATAATCCCACCCCGCACCGCCCGATTCCAACCCTCCGCCTCGGATGTGTTTCCCCTGCCGGTTTCGGACCGGGACGGTCGGCATCGGCAGGCCGCCCTACTTCTTCCGGGCGGCTTCGACTTGATCCCGGACCCAGGGATAGGTCCGGGCGATGC contains:
- a CDS encoding L-fucokinase, producing the protein MPTVPVRNRQGKHIRGGGLESGGAGWDYLIVTASNEDQASAARRQLELRQDLGLLGRVSRIEVVPDPGGRRIGSGGSTILCLLRILERECGGSRMPESRWRCVFERLRILIVHAGGDSKRLPPYGPCGKLFIPVPGGDDRVLPHTLFDRQLANYLSIPAPVNRRGHVVVVTGDVFLSFDPAAVRFDGDGITDIGCPADPGLASHHGVYVPGKNGWVRAFFQKPSPEKLRRAGVLDARGRAVMDIGVKSISPPAAVELLRLAGARAKESSEKNINYVRGPEFSRWVEKFGFDLYRDVSCAQGTGVSFDAYLAEVREAGSKIPVPILRRIFGRMSRIPFHVRVVPRCRFLHFGTLRELVSSGRKMLGRDGDPSAAGACLSIDNDIRDGGSISGRDSLVEGCLIAAPLRLKGGNIVAGADISRPATLPARTVLDLLPGRNRQGRPVRFFRFYGIDDRFHQPDGQGAHYLNRPFSDWLKAMEARDSDIWDATVPVKERSLWNARLFPALKTAVEAESWMWVFGESPDPLQKRRWREADRYSFEEMARLADHAEFHDRRIRHRLRRIRGSWREILSPAGEFSARELAFLIKTTPARERPEVIAEILRLILRPDDSHRKAPVLEELNSARMIHSLGSAAVFAAREKVLTLETVSAAASCLNRDERKRWVSLGLKPAAAGSASRWGKQVRDIAFHKLGRAIVAGSGDRCEPPRNALRSDEIVWGRAPARLDLGGGWSDTPPYSLEHGGCVINAAVDLNGQPPIQAYGRLISEPEIRIHSIDHGLRLVIRDFAELLDYRSPESRFALAKAALALCGFRPEALSCRRSKKNLPALLREFGGGIELTTLAAIPSGSGLGTSSIMSAVLLSVIHRMIGRKPEKRELFHQVLQLEQELTTGGGWQDQVGGVLPGVKMITTGPGLVPKPSVQNVPAGVLDPGLNGGRTLLYYTGLRRLAKNILREVVGAYLDRDRRSIATLRDIHAFPQHLARVMAAKDIEGFGCGLNRAWELKKELDPESTTPVIEGILSAVRPYLLGAKLMGAGAGGFILMVCPTAEETASVRRVLERRPPNSLARFFDFNIDTVGLTVTVS